The Camelina sativa cultivar DH55 chromosome 16, Cs, whole genome shotgun sequence sequence CGGTTGTGTCTTCTCCAGAAACAGCAATGAAAGTCTTGAGATTTCATCTTGTGTAGATCTCATTATCATCTTCATACATCTTCATTAGGTTGAAATTTGATCTTTCTGTAAACAGATCACTGTACAAGTCTTTCTTCGAGATCCACACAGAGCAGAACTTCGTTGGTTCCAAGTAGCACTTATTGAGATTCCACAACAGATTGATCTTCTTCCTGAAACTGTAACAATGTTCTCTTTGATGATTGCCACCACAGTGATCACACCCATAAGTTCTTCTCCTTATGACCCCCTTGTGATGATCCTTCAAAGAATGATTCTGACTTTTCTCTGATCTCGTTATCACCGACATTTCTTTCTTCAAGTTAGTAGATATATCTGCTTCTTTTTCTAGGTGATTGACACTCACGAAGTTCACAGGTTGGACTGTCAGATCACTTGAGGTTCTAGTATTTCTTTGATACCCTAGACCTCTGTGTGTGGCATCTATTCTTCCCNTCGTAAGCTGATATTCTCGGTTGTGTCTTCTCCAGAAACAGCAATGAAAGTCTTGAGATTTCATCTTGTGTAGATCTCATTATCATCTTCATACATCTTCATTAGGTTGAAATTTGATCTTTCTGTAAACAGATCACTGTACAAGTCTTTCTTCGAGATCCACACAGAGCAGAACTTCGTTGGTTCCAAGTAGCACTTATTGAGATTCCACAACAGATTGATCTTCTTCCTGAAACTGTAACAATGTTCTCTTTGATGATTGCCACCACAGTGATCACACCCATAAGTTCTTCTCCTTATGACCCCCTTGTGATGATCCTTCAAAGAATGATTCTGACTTTTCTCTGATCTCGTTATCACCGACATTTCTTTCTTCAAGTTAGTAGATATATCTGCTTCTTTTTCTAGGTGATTGACACTCACGAAGTTCACAGGTTGGACTGTCAGATCACTTGAGGTTCTAGTATTTCTTTGATACCCTAGACCTCTGTGTGTGGCATCTATTCTTCCCATGGACAAAATCTTGTTTAGATCCTTAGTTCCACTGTTCAGCATCCTGATCTGCTTGTGTTTCTCATTCAACTCCTTTTCAAGTACTAAggctcttcctttttctttgtaatacTCTTCTTGAAGGTTGCTTAGTTTCTGAAGAAGTGCTTCAGTTGTTTGATCATCAGCCTTGAGTGGAATATGATTAACCTTTTCTGTTGCATCTTCATAGGCTGATTCAAGTTTAGATTCCAGAGTAAGCTTTTCTTGAATAAGCTTAAGCTTATCTTTGCTTAGTTGTACCCAACTGTCATACATAATTTTTCTTCCTCCTTGGGATTGATTTCTTCGTCACTCTCTGAATCAGACCCATCACCTGTTTGAACATTATCTCCACTGACTGTGAAGGCAACAAAGTTGAGCAGTTCTTCCCCTTCCTCATCAGACTCAGAGTCACTGAAGCTCAACAAGGATTTCTCCTTTGACTTGGTTTTGTTAGGACATTCAAACTTTGTGTGTCCCATGCCTTTGCACTCAAAGCACTTCAACTCATTCCGTTTGGTTACAGGACATTCAGGTTTGATATGACCATAGCCTCCACATTCATAGCACTGAATCTCCTTTCTCTTACCAGAATATTCAGCATCTGGTTTTGATGCTCTACCACCTGGTTTGTCTCCTTCTGTATTACTCCAACACCGTGTGtctctgttgttgtttctctcaaCCTTTTTTAAGGCTTTACCAAAATTTCTGACCAACAAGGACATGCtatctttgattttttgaaaCTGAGCAGGTTTTTGATCGGCCTGAAAAGCAATGCTTTTAGATGGTTTGACTTTGTCTTCATCAGCTTCCATTTCTTCAGATTTTAGTAACCCGACCAGTTCAGCAAAAGTCATTGACTCAGTGTTCCCAGCTACCCTCATTACAGCCTTGTGAGCAGCAAATTTGGCTGGAAGACACCTCAACAGTTTCTTCACCAGTTTTTGATCCTTGTAGGTCTTTCCAAGCACTTCAGCTTCATTCGCTATGGCACTGAGCTTTGAGCTAAACTTCACTATTGTTTCATCTGGAGCCATNNNNNNNNNNNNNNNNNNNNNNNNNNNNNNNNNNNNNNNNNNNNNNNNNNNNNNNNNNNNNNNNNNNNNNNNNNNNNNNNNNNNNNNNNNNNNNNNNNNNNNNNNNNNNNNNNNNNNNNNNNNNNNNNNNNNNNNNNNNNNNNNNNNNNNNNNNNNNNNNNNNNNNNNNNNNNNNNNNNNNNNNNNNNNNNNNNNNNNNNNNNNNNNNNNNNNNNNNNNNNNNNNNNNNNNNNNNNNNNNNNNNNNNNNNNNNNNNNNNNNNNNNNNNNNNNNNNNNNNNNNNNNNNNNNNNNNNNNNNNNNNNNNNNNNNNNNNNNNNNNNNNNNNNNNNNNNNNNNNNNNNNNNNNNNNNNNNNNNNNNNNNNNNNNNNNNNNNNNNNNNNNNNNNNNNNNNNNNNNNNNNNNNNNNNNNNNNNNNNNNNNNNNNNNNNNNNNNNNNNNNNNNNNNNNNNNNNNNNNNNNNNNNNNNNNNNNNNNNNNNNNNNNNNNNNNNNNNNNNNNNNNNNNNNNNNNNNNNNNNNNNNNNNNNNNNNNNNNNNNNNNNNNNNNNNNNNNNNNNNNNNNNNNNNNNNNNNNNNNNNNNNNNNNNNNNNNNNNNNNNNNNNNNNNNNNNNNNNNNNNNNNNNNNNNNNNNNNNNNNNNNNNNNNNNNNNNNNNNNNNNNNNNNNNNNNNNNNNNNNNNNNNNNNNNNNNNNNNNNNNNNNNNNNNNNNNNNNNNNNNNNNNNNNNNNNNNNNNNNNNNNNNNNNNNNNNNNNNNNNNNNNNNNNNNNNNNNNNNNNNNNNNNNNNNNNNNNNNNNNNNNNNNNNNNNNNNNNNNNNNNNNNNNNNNNNNNNNNNNNNNNNNNNNNNNNNNNNNNNNNNNNNNNNNNNNNNNNNNNNNNNNNNNNNNNNNNNNNNNNNNNNNNNNNNNNNNNNNNNNNNNNNNNNNNNNNNNNNNNNNNNNNNNNNNNNNNNNNNNNNNNNNNNNNNNNNNNNNNNNNNNNNNNNNNNNNNNNNNNNNNNNNNNNNNNNNNNNNNNNNNNNNNNNNNNNNNNNNNNNNNNNNNNNNNNNNNNNNNNNNNNNNNNNNNNNNNNNNNNNNNNNNNNNNNNNNNNNNNNNNNCATATCAAGTCTCGTTCTCTTAACACTTGACGTTCCTTCATGAGATTGTTGGAGAATATCCCAGGCTTGTTTTGCAGACTTGCATCCTTGAATGAGTTTGAACTCATCTTCATCCACACCAGAGAAAATGGCATTCATGGCTCTTGCATTGAATTTTGACAGATTCGTCTCGTCAATCGTCCATCTGGCCTTAGGTTTTGGAATTTTAACTTCATCTTCTGTTGTATCAAACGGAGgttcccatccttcttcaacAGCTGTCCATGCATCTTCTCCTTGGCCTATAATGAGTTGTGTCATTCGAACTTTCCAATATTCATATCTCTTAGTATCCAACATGATGTTCTTACTTGTACCTGTACCATCAGTATTTGGTTCCATAACTTAGGATCTAACNTGTCTGAAGTCCTTCAGGTACATTATGCGATAGCTTGTAACTCGTAcagatcctctgtttcttcagatTCCTATGATTACTGACTATGAACCGATAAATTCCGACGTGGTACACCAAGGTGAAGCCAAAGATTAAGCGACTGTTTTTTTCCACCGAAGGTATCTTCAGANTTTAAGACTTTCTCAAACAACTATATTACAAGCTTTTTTGATCAGTTTTATGCAACACCACAACAGCTGATTTGCCACTGAACCAATCCTAATCTACCCAATCTTACCTGCACAGCAACAACTATGCTCACTCTTAATTCACTCACCAATGAAACTCTCAAGCAATATTGATCTTCTACTTAGatctaaacacacacactttttctctctctaaaagtgGTAACCGCACAAAGATGTgaaatgcttctcttttatagACAGCAACAATCTTCACCATACTCTTCTTTATCCAACAAGTCATCCTATGCACCCAATCCTTCAAGAACCTCTCTTTGTCCAATGAGTCATAGGAGAACCCTCATCATTATGTTGACTTCAACACTCCACTTGCTTGTAGCTTCCAACGAACACCTTTTAGGTTGACACCTTTTTCGCCCATGCTTAGCATCTCCACGCTCGATGCACCGCACTGTCTTCAAGGTGTTGTGCTGGCAAAGAAACCTTGACACTTTCCCGCTTTGTCTGAAGTCCTTCAGGTACATTATGCGATAGCTTGTAACTCGTAcagatcctctgtttcttcagatTCCTATGATTACTGACTATGAACCGATAAATTCCGACGTGGTACACCAAGGTGAAGCCAAAGATTAAGCGACTGTTTTTTTCCACCGAAGGTATCTTCAGATCCATGAGGAACTTAACTCCGGCTGATCCAGTTAACACGGCGAGAAGAACCAAAGAAGAAACGCTGAGGTTAGCAACGAAGCCCCCATGTTGGGTCATTCTTATAAGTTAAATACCTTATTTAGcacaaaatttaagaaaaaaataactagaTTAATATATGATAGGCGAGCCATCCATCGATGCGTTCAGGCAGAGTAGGCATCGAAGAATcagaattaagaaaaagaaaattgaagaaTGGAGTACTGTGGTTATCGTCGTCGCAGATTCTGAAGGTTTTATAGCAGAGTCTTGACTAAGTTCGGTTAGTTACGCGAGCGACCGTTGCAGAATTAGTTTGTTGTTAGTTACACGAGTGATGGTTACAGTTTCGTTTGTTCCGATGATCATAAGTTAGTGAGAATTAGATATTTACATCTTTCATCCTTCTCTGGTGTATCTTTAAGTAAGCATGTGTAGGGCATTCTCCTTTACATGATTACTTATCCacatttgtttttgaatatCAAGCGGTATGTGTTCAGGCacataaattatttgtttatggaAATGATTGGGTAGTTAACATGTAAAGCCAAGTGGTCAGGAGTCAAGGAAGCTGGTCGAAGATGTTCACCTTGACCAGTGAGCTTGGAGATTTTAGTTATTCTTATGGCACATGTCATGTAGTTTTCATTATATTTGGTGTCTCTGTGTTTTGAGTGTGAACTTTTGGTCTTGCTATGTACAGCCACAAAAGATAGATAGGACTGTAATCTCTCTATGATGTTCAAGGACCTTTTATAGTTGTAAAGAATGTATTGATGTAGCTTATCACTAGAACGTAACTTGCTATCATTTTTAGCTACTATATGGTCTTAGCATCTCCCTTCCTGTTGCCTATTTCCTTGGTCATTCATGGTACTTATTAACACTTGTACACAGACTAAGTTCCTTTCTATGTTGTGCCTGCTGGTGGAATCTTGTGAGTATCGTATTGCTGCTGTTCTTCAGAGACTCTGAAGTTCCTTAGCAtcattgtttctgttttgaAGCACCGATGCTACTCTTCCCAAGACATGTTAGTTCTGATGCTTGGTAGCACTATATGTTTTAACAACTTCGaatgaaattaaaaagacaTGATGTTGTTTTGCAGGTCTCCAATGCTTAACTAACCGGCATATTCTTTTCAATTGTGTATTGAGATTGGAAATGTCAGCTGAAAACCTGCCTAGAAATAACTTGTTCTGCTAccattcctctctctctctctcaatttcctCTTGTTCGTATCACAATCAAAGAGAAGACTAGAAAGACTTGCTTCTTGGTTAGAATCTCTTCTCATGGTTCCCAAACTCTCTTAAATTTACtaacttttcatattttttcactAACTCATCTGCTCTCTttcctctgtctctctctcacaGTTCCTACGATCTCCATGGCTTCCGGTGATGTTCTTCCTCGTTTCTTCAGTGTCTATCTTTCCCAGTACAGCTCTGACTCcttggtgagtttttttttctctgcttgACTGGTACTGGTTTTTCATggaaaaatctgttttttttggatatgtttAGTGTTGATGTGAGTGAGATCTGAACCAACGTTGTAACTTTCTTAGCTACTTAAGCTTTAAGATTTTTTCTGTTTACATCTGACATGTTCGAATATGGTTGAGAATGAGTCAAAAGTAGATATATAGAGGCTTACTTCGCTCAGATGTCTCTTttatgttcaaatttttttgaagagGAGGCTTGCTTGCTTGTACAAATCCCTAGTTTAACCGCATCTTGTAGGGTTTTTGAACTGAGTTTGTAAGCTTAGTTTGTCAGTTGAGAACTTTAACCTTTACTGTTTCTTGTTGGATGTTGAAAGCCTCGGCTGCAGACAGAGTCtctggttttgttgttttgcttctGATAAGTCAATTTTTGTGTGTTGAGAAGCTGATACCAGTTTCGTACTACGAACACTTGCCGCGTCCGTTGCCCAAGACTGGCATTCTCATGGGCACTGGTGGAAAGATTTGGAAAGTAGCAATGAAGAGTAGGCAAGAGCAAGTGTATTTTGAACGAGGCTGGGCCAATTTTGTGGCGGATAATGACCTAAAAGATGGAGAGTTCttgatttttgtctttgatGGTTACAGACGCTATGAAGTGAGCATATTCGGTCACGGAGGCTGCAAGGAGATTCGTGCAGCCGTTGAAGTTGAAGAAATCTTTGATGGGACAGAGAGTGAAAACAATGAGAGTTCTCTTGAAAGCGTCAGAcaagacgaggaagaagagaCCATTGATGCTGATGCAAAGAGTGACACTAACTATTCTCCTGACACAATAGAGAACCAACAGATGGATTTTGGGATCATATTTTGAGGGCCACAGACAATTTCTCTGATTCCAATGAAATTGGACATGATGGCTTTGGTAAAGTCTATAAGGTTAGTAGGAGGAGTTATAGACTATAGAATAATTTGGACTTTTTATGCATgctcaatttttcattttatgcaCTTTTGGTTACAGGGAAGAAATCGCAGTTAAAAAGCTTGACGAGTCCCCAACACAAGGCCTCTCTGAATTTAAGACCGAGGTTAGCGTGATTGCACGCCTTCAACACGTTAACCTTGTTTGCCAAAGGTCTTGATTTACGAGTAGTTGGAAATCGGATGAAATCGACGAAATCGGATGTTTACAGCTTCGGAGTTATTGTGCTTGAGATTTTAACTGGCAAGAAGAACAGGACGTTCTCCCTGTCGGACCCCAACTGTGCTAATCTCCTCAGCTATGTAAGCAAGCTTTTAGAAGATTcgttcttgttttttctttcttttcttttatatgtaaaataaagGTTGcgttggttgtttttttttgtaaatagtGTGGTCGACAAGCTCCATCACTGTAGCCTATAATAACCCCAAGCCACGACTAAGCATcatcaaaccaatatatattatatacataatcatttaattatgttGATACATAATTAGCTTCTAGGTTTGAAATAACGATTTGGTGATTCAAACTATGTTCTTTGTAGATTGGTGATTCTTCTTCAGGAGGGATTATTGCTGAAAAGAAACCTCTGATTAAGGAGAACCACAACCCAGAAAACTACTCTGTTCTTGCAGCCATTCCTCCGTGAGTCTCTATTTcctttttactttgtttttttgttagtcATCAAATACCAATTGAATTAAAGCATTGCTAAGAAGTAATAGGTCATTTATTGCAGGTTTCTCTTTCCAGCTCTTGGAGCGTTGCTATTTGGTTATGAAATTGGGTGCTACATCTTGTGCAACCATTTCTATTAAGGTAAATGGTTTTGACCTTGTCTAAAGCCTGTGGTTTAGGTACTCAAGTTTGACTTTTCTAGCTTTCTCAAGTTTGTACCTGTTGTTTCCAAGCTTACAATATCGTAAAGCTGTGTACTAGTTTCCCAGTTAGATAATGTTATTTCGTAGTTCACACCTGCAAACAAAAACTTACTATTTCGCCAATCTGGAATTACTCACTTTCAACCAAAACTTAGTCCCTCCAGTACAGAAGCAAACTATTGCTGGAACTAAGACCTGTCAAACAATTTTTGCTAACACCACTTTGTGCCAGTGCCCAGAAGCATCTGTTTCTACCCTTCCAAAAGTTTCCATTGTTCCTAAAGGTAGAATCTGTTCCGAAAGGCACAAGACAAATGTTTCCTCCTTCGATCATAACTCAAGCAactacaacaataacaacaaccatGTGAGAAAAGATTCAGCCGCAGAGcataaccatcatcatcatcatcttaagCCTTCAAAGAAACTGAAATTATCAACAATGGAGAACAAGAAAGGAACATTCCCAAGCTCAtcatcatccccaatagaaaCATTCATCTTCAAGCAAGTTCAATAATCACTCCCGTTTGATGCTGCCGCCTCCACCACCAACGAGAACACTCCAAAAGTCATCCATGTATCCTCATAAAGCTCGGAAATTTCCATGAACCGGCTGAACATAAGAGTGGTGGACGTGGATCCATATAAACCAATCTTGTTTACTCAAGAAACCGGTAGGAGTCATTTGTAAATATGAATGGTGTCACGGTGTAGCCACACAGTTATTATAAGGTCTGTTGTGTTTAAAGTTTTCTGTTCTACGAGCCTAatgatgaaaattaaaaatctcaacttCAGTGTTTTGGATTGggcatatttatgtaaaccATACAATTTATAACCTATTAATCATATTCTCAAACTCAGACTCTTCACCAGCGTTCAAATTAACTATTACTCTTTACCTAAAGGTTAAAATATGATTTACGTTAAAATATGATTTACGTTAAAATATGATAGTTATCATACTCAATTCAACGGTCctttcaatagaaaaaaatgataagtaTATAAGGAATCTTGAGGGCCTCATTAGGAAGAATGATGTTAACTTACAATGTGCACATCAACAGCAGTATACTTTGTTGGATCTGTTGCAGTAATTTACACATATGGTGTTTTCTTGAATTGTATCATATAAAATCTGAGAGCATACTAATGGCACTCCCAAAGTACATGTACTTAAGTTTCTTGTATCAGTGTTCATGTTAACAGCTTTATCGAAAATGGCTCTCAATATcatttatctctctttttatttcattctttGTTATTTTCTGATATATTTTCTCTGCGCTTTGATGCATGAAGTTTAGGCAATTCTTGGAGGATAAAGCAACATTTGTGTCAAGCAGTACAAGGACTACAATTTGAACTGAAACAAAGAGTAACTTGATTACCTCGATTTTACTTGAAATTGGTATGTACTTCACATGGTTAAC is a genomic window containing:
- the LOC104753449 gene encoding uncharacterized protein LOC104753449; amino-acid sequence: MEPNTDGTGTSKNIMLDTKRYEYWKVRMTQLIIGQGEDAWTAVEEGWEPPFDTTEDEVKIPKPKARWTIDETNLSKFNARAMNAIFSGVDEDEFKLIQGCKSAKQAWDILQQSHEGTSNETIVKFSSKLSAIANEAEVLGKTYKDQKLVKKLLRCLPAKFAAHKAVMRVAGNTESMTFAELVGLLKSEEMEADEDKVKPSKSIAFQADQKPAQFQKIKDSMSLLVRNFGKALKKVERNNNRDTRCWSNTEGDKPGGRASKPDAEYSGKRKEIQCYECGGYGHIKPECPVTKRNELKCFECKGMGHTKFECPNKTKSKEKSLLSFSDSESDEEGEELLNFVAFTVSGDNVQTGDGSDSESDEEINPKEEEKLSYEDATEKVNHIPLKADDQTTEALLQKLSNLQEEYYKEKGRALVLEKELNEKHKQIRMLNSGTKDLNKILSMGRIDATHRGLGYQRNTRTSSDLTVQPVNFVSVNHLEKEADISTNLKKEMSVITRSEKSQNHSLKDHHKGVIRRRTYGCDHCGGNHQREHCYSFRKKINLLWNLNKCYLEPTKFCSVWISKKDLYSDLFTERSNFNLMKMYEDDNEIYTR
- the LOC104750045 gene encoding B3 domain-containing protein At3g06220-like, whose product is MASGDVLPRFFSVYLSQYSSDSLLIPVSYYEHLPRPLPKTGILMGTGGKIWKVAMKSRQEQVYFERGWANFVADNDLKDGEFLIFVFDGYRRYEVSIFGHGGCKEIRAAVEVEEIFDGTESENNESSLESVRQDEEEETIDADAKSDTNYSPDTIENQQMDFGIIF